In the genome of Impatiens glandulifera chromosome 6, dImpGla2.1, whole genome shotgun sequence, the window AACTCTTAATGATCTATACTACGCCTTCTTCGGTTGTCATATAGTCTTTCCCAAAACTATGTCAAAAAGAGCCTTATTATAACATTTACATTAAACAAGTTCAGTTTAAATCTAACTATATCCAAATCAAATGTAGTGTCAATCATGGATATTGAATCGAAAACCCAAGATGAACCCTAATTGAGTTGCTAACTCTTAATGATCTATACTACACTATCTTCGGTTGGCATATAGTCTTTCCCAAAACTGTGTCAAAAAGAGCCTTATTATAACATTACATTAAACAAGTTCAGTTTAAATCTAACTATATCCAAATCAAATGTAGGTAGTGCCAATCATGGATAGTGAATCGAAAACCCAAGATGAACCCTAATTGAGTTGCTAACTCTTAATGATCTATACTTCGCCTTCTTCTTCAGTTGGCATATAGTCTTTCTCAAAACTGTGTCAAAAAGAGCCTTATTATAACATTTACATTAAACAAGTTCAGTTTAAATCTAACTATACTCAAATCAAATGTAGTGCCAATCATGGATATTGAATCGAAACCCAAGATGAACCCTAATTGAGTTGCTAACTCTTAATGATCTATACTACGCCTTCTTCGGTTGGCATATAGTCTTTCCCAAAACTATGTCAAAAAGAGCCTTATTATAACATTTACATGAAACAAATTTAGTTTAAGCCCAATCATGGATATTGAATTTAGTATAATCTATAAACCAGGATGAACATCCCTAATTGAGTTACTAATGATCTATAAATTCTGAAGGTTTCATCTACTTTCATTGTTCAATTATTTGACAACACGAAAAAAccattattcaaataactctttgATAACATGAAAAACCAAAAGCTCTACATAATATTACCTCAGATTGTGATTGAAGACGTTGAATGCTAGAGCTGTGAATTCTATTACCCTGATCATCATCAGAAGAATCAGCACTAAGATCAAAGTCGAAGAGGAATCTATCATGAGATCCTAAACCATCTGCAGCGGCAGCAGCGGCAATTGAATCTCCTCTATGCCTTCTTATAGAATTCCGTCTAGAAAAAGCATCCCAGAAAAGCCTTCTACTGTTTTCCCTCGTTAATCTGTAACTAGTTTCAGGAGGACTACTAGAACTCGACAAAATACTAACCATTCTCCCCGTCTGTCCTTCATCATCAATGTCTTGTTCGTCTTCCTCTTCATCCTCTTCTGTATCCGAAACATTAACATTGATATGTTCATGGCTAGGCAAACGAATAGGAACATGGTTATAACTTGTCGAAACATCGCTGGCATGATTTTCCACAGAGATATGATCTGAACACGATTCTTCAAGCTCCTCCTCATGATGCATAAAACCTGACCATATATCACCGCAAGTGTTTGAATTGGAAGCTTCGGTTTCAACTCTGGTCCCAGAAATTAGGTCAGATTCATATACAGGGGTTGTTCTCAAACCACTTACAACGGTTGATTCTCCCCCTTGTATAGACGAATTCACCAACAAATTCGATGAATCATCTTCCATCTGTTGTTGCATAAACATGAACATGAACATCGATTCAaatgcataaaaaaaaataacgcCCAAGCAATACTTTTTATCAATCAGAGATGGAAACAGAACTAGAAGATGAAATGAAACGACGATTGTAGATCTAAATGGAGAAAGAAGATTACCTCGGTATGGGCGGCGGTTGAGGGAGAACCACCGCCGCAAACGAGAAGAGAAGCGATGGTCCATTTGGATGCATTTGGCCGGGGAAGACGACGTCGGCGGGAGGCCGGACGGCTGCTGGCCGAACCCATCCGTCTCCTCCGATAGAGATTTGAGGAATTTTGATGAAtttggagagagagagagggcgAGAGACAAGGAAGAAGGATCAAGAACCAAAACCATGATAATGGATGACAACCATTGCAAAcaaaagagaaacaaatatcaaatattaattactattttattttattttattttatattattattaaaataaatatattttaaaataacaaaaaaaaacattgagtttgtttttatttttacttttttaaaactCGGATTCCGCTTTTAGTTTGAAGTGTCGACAAATCCTTCTTTCCCGCGgattaaattaaacatttgaCTTGCTAACACTCTTAATCAAATACAGAACTTGTAATCGTATTTTTTTTACGAGTTCAAACTCAGTATCTCAATGTAAATGGAGatgttcaaatatattattattattaaataatgttatgagttattttaggattttatcaaaatttccaattatcatatttcttttttatttatcaatcaaatattattttattaaataaaatattaaattattctttatttaaatattttatatttttattatttatcaaaagataaagataattagataatatatattaaataattaaaaaaaatcaaattatatccATTTTTATTCCAAAAAATCAACATCAAACTAGTTCTAGATTAGAATGCAACATTTCTTATAATTGTGGTAAAAGAAGCAATCATATAGCCAAATTGAGAGGGACATTTCTGCTTAAAAAATAGTTGGTAATTTacatttaatcatatttaaaatttaaaaggaatagtgtaagttaattatttttattgttaccATATGtcattgatttagatttggTGTCTAAtctttttattcactttttatttatttaaatatttactatttttaccattaatatatatatatatatataataattatttttttatgagttctaaatttatttttataatataaagggattattaaaatgagaaatgattgggggaAAGAATTTGAGTGAGAAAATAAAAGAGGGGATGACGTCAATTTGATTgactgaaaaaatcaaataatttcttttttcttctttttttttcttccacttttttttatttataactaatgaAATGATATCAAATTATTTCCCTCCCAACATTcattcctctatcactcctctattaaaatagatcaaatattaaaatatgttacttaaataaatgaaataccAAACTTATAACCTACGTTATTTAgcaatcaaatataataattattatttacatatcaAATCTTCCTTCaaaccttatttatttataccaaacaaaattttgttttaataattttaaactttattataagagatacataatattaatttattatcgaATTTCAGTTAATTAAAAGTTTGactatcaaatttcaaataatggTCAAATACTCAAAATCTTGTCGCTGAAATTCGATAATAAAATTAGTGACATTtgtctcttatttatttattaattaatataatatagataataaattaacgaCATTTGAAACAGTTAATACAAAACTTCGAAGTCGATCTGGATGCTGcgacacattattatttttaaaatgttttgaaatatataaaacttaaatacacaaaaatttGACTATACtaacaaaagaaaattgagtttaaatatACCTAAAACAATTATACTTTCAtaattttcaaaagacaaattataacaaattgtaAATAAAGGATAATTTCTCCTCCTTGTCCATATTATGGCATTATTGAGTATCAAAAGctacaaattcaaataaatatacacAGAATCATCAAGTTTGATAGAAGTCTCAACTTctataacaataaataatatgtaaattaattacataaacaaGTTTTTCACCTAAAGAGAATCGAAAAAATTAATCGATCGCTTTCGTTCTCCTTAAAATTATCtcaataaacaataataatcgTTCTACACAACATCAATTAATCGTGGAATCTCGACTTTCAATCATCAGTTTTGGTTTTGACCCTCCAACAAAAACTTTAGATTCTGCAACCCTTCGGCAGAAATGCTACGTTTGACACGAGACCTTTGCACGACAACATGAGGAGGCGGTTCGGAATGAAAGCAAACCATCACAACCGTCAAATTATCAATCGCTCCTCGTTTAATAGCTTCCTCTACTATTTCTTTGCAACAAAGCTTCACATCATTGTGCTCTTGCAATCTCCTCCGCGCAAAGTCAACTGCGTTTTGGCTTCTAAAAACATCCCATATTCCGTCACTTCCAATTACCAAGAACTCGTCTTCCTTTGTTAGTGTTATCAATTTGGGCTCCGGTTCGGCACTCAGTGGCCCAATTTGCCCGCTACTTTCCTTAAGTCCTTTGATATGCCAATTTCCAATTGCACGTGTAACACCCAACTGACCGTTCAAATAACCATCGTCGATAAAACCACCTAGAGATTCGATCCTTTTTCTTTCTTCGTTCGAACATGGCCTATGGTCAGTTGACATCTCTATGGCCATTCCATTTCGTGACAGCACAGCCCGACAATCACCAGCATTTGAAACAAGAAGTGATCTGTTCGTATGAAACAAGATACTAAACTCATTTCGCACTTAAAATTCAGCAAAGGCACGATGAAAAAGGTCCAATGAATCTCACCTCCCGAAAATCATGGCAGTAAGGGCAGTGGTGCCAGAACATAACGTGGACTCGAGAGAACACGACTTAGCGAAAGCTGAATCAGTCTCGATGAATGACCTCGAAACTACTTTCTCGAGTTCTAAAGGGAAATTAGCATCCTCAACAATGATCCTTGGCAAGTGATCGCGTACAAATTGAGCTGCTCCTTTACCTCCATGTCCATCAAACACCTATATATCCATCCACATTGATTTGCTGATGTAGACACCAATAAATTCTGACAATTCAAAAACTATGACTTTTTTGAAACTCTTTTGAAGATGATTCATTAATCAGCTATAGATTTAAACTAGACTGGTTCATATCTCATTAATCCATTGATAACAGAATAAAAAGAACTTACACCATAGAAGGAGATTGCTTCGTTACCATGTAAATCATGACCGAAATTCTTAGCTAGATTGCTAATACATATGTGGGTATCTTCCATTTCGGAACGACCTCCAATATCTGCCCAATCACCTGACCTTAGGGTAGGAACAAAATCATTCGATACATTTTGCCTTCTATCTGAAACAGTAGCCTCTTCACAAATGCTCTCTAGCTACAATTATGaacaaaagagaaaataattggtGTATGTCTGTCTGTCTGGTACATAATAAAAGGTAGCTCTTCAATTTGGAAACATTTTGAATCAGAATTTGACGAAAACCACAATGAATTTCTCAATACAGATCCACATGCAATTGGTAGATGCACACAGTTTCAAATGAAGTCATCTTAACTGGTAAAACCATGGAAACTAACCTATTCTAATATGGGAATATGGGACAAGGTTATAGGTAATTGCAAAAGATGTCAATATTGAGACATTAGATTCTTACTTATAACCCATTTCagcaacaaatttcagttttgggaaaaataaaaatgtggcCACAAGGAAGTTAAACACATAGcctgcaaacacacttaacctaACGGGCTCGATCCCAGGACATTTCAGTTTCATGAATACCCAATAtggtgaaaaaaaaaacaaaggtGGATAGTTGTTTCCTGAATCTGAAAGAATAGCTAAAAAATCATGCAATTTGACTAGGGTTTCACTATAATcttattaaaagagaaaaatctcAAACTCCTCTTAAGTTTCCAAAAAGTTACTATCTTTAGATCTCTCTCAAGTCCAAACTTTGGCTGTTTTACTAATTACACATCTTACTTCAAATGGAAAGTGAGTGAAGGAAATCTGAATCATCCaagtgatgatgatgatctatGTCTAAGTAGCATAAAGATCCtgacaaattaaacaaattacaaaaCACACCTAGACAAACAAGGGTTCATAAACCTTAACTGATCATAATTACCATAATGGAAGAAGTTAAGTAAGAAATTGAACAATTAACAGAAAACCCAGAAAGAAATGGAAGGAAAACAAGTAGCAGAAACTATCCaagtgatgatgatgataatctATGTCTAAGTAGCATAAAGATcctaacaaattaaacaaattacaaacaAGACTTAGACAAACTAGGTTTCAACAACCCAAACAGACCATAATTGCCATGAATGGAAGAAGTTAAGTAAGAAATTACACAATTAACAGAAAACCCAGAAATGAAGAATAATAATACTAACAGGAAATGAATTGAGCAAACCGATCTGATGAAAAGAAGTCGAGTTCTGTTgattattatcattaataaGTTGGGCATTTGAAGGCCAAATGTTATGGCCTGAGAAACCCTGAAGATTTTCCATGTCTTCTTCTGATTGAACAACTACTTGGTCCGCGTCTTGTACACACATGATTGAACAAGTTGCAGTGGGTGGGTTTTGCAGAGAAGTATGGaaggaaaagagaaagagagatagaGTGGACAGGAAAGAAGATTCCTCGAATATAATGGTTGTTGATTGATGACCCCTTTTTGCTCTAAAAGGCAATTAGCGTAAGCATATTAGTAGTATATATGCAAACAAATTGTGGAGGAGataggaagaggaagaggagtTAAGTTCCAGATTTTTCTGTAAATAGCGTGGCAAAGGAAGGATCGCATAATAGACATCTTGGGTAGTTTGTTATACATGTTttctatcatcatcatcaaacaaATTCTTATTCAAGTTTTCTTCTTTTTAGGGTAATCTTTAAAACCAATcacacaaaaaattaaaaacaagacCAGACCTAGAAGTTAGAACTAGAAGCATCGGTTGGAGGTGTGTCACTATCAAATAgtagaataagaaaaataagttaaaatttgaTTCTTACCAATTTAGTTATTCTAACTcaattaactataaaatataataataagtgtaaacataaattcacatatatataaaaattgtaaaattttaatttttattaggaattTATTATCCGTTTGATAGTTTTTAAGTAGTAgtattattgtttttctttttaccGCTCAGATTTAagttaatgttgtttttattCTATTCGACATTATGTTTAACCGAACTGAATTTTTcatctcaaattttttttatcgcAATAATATTCTTAGTAGTTGTTTTTTACTCGTACTAAAAGATCATCCCCTTATTAATaacaaatgaatttataaataataaatgagatgtaaataattaaacttaattaaaacttaatttaattaaacttttatagGTATCTCTAATTGTTTGTTTCACCTTTAATTTAGGTAAgatgtaattttaaaatgtttttctcaTAATTTCACATGAGTTTCAAATCTTGAGTTACTCTCTTTCAATTGAGATTTATGATTTTGGTTTAGCAAATTAttccataattttttaaaataaataaattatctcaaTTCAAAgttagtaaataaatataaaataacattacaaaatgaaaataattaattgatgcTTTATATTTCACTTACCATAAATTCagaaatttaactatttttcgTGG includes:
- the LOC124942082 gene encoding probable protein phosphatase 2C 27, with the translated sequence MCVQDADQVVVQSEEDMENLQGFSGHNIWPSNAQLINDNNQQNSTSFHQIGLLNSFPLESICEEATVSDRRQNVSNDFVPTLRSGDWADIGGRSEMEDTHICISNLAKNFGHDLHGNEAISFYGVFDGHGGKGAAQFVRDHLPRIIVEDANFPLELEKVVSRSFIETDSAFAKSCSLESTLCSGTTALTAMIFGRSLLVSNAGDCRAVLSRNGMAIEMSTDHRPCSNEERKRIESLGGFIDDGYLNGQLGVTRAIGNWHIKGLKESSGQIGPLSAEPEPKLITLTKEDEFLVIGSDGIWDVFRSQNAVDFARRRLQEHNDVKLCCKEIVEEAIKRGAIDNLTVVMVCFHSEPPPHVVVQRSRVKRSISAEGLQNLKFLLEGQNQN
- the LOC124942175 gene encoding E3 ubiquitin ligase BIG BROTHER-related-like, which gives rise to MGSASSRPASRRRRLPRPNASKWTIASLLVCGGGSPSTAAHTEMEDDSSNLLVNSSIQGGESTVVSGLRTTPVYESDLISGTRVETEASNSNTCGDIWSGFMHHEEELEESCSDHISVENHASDVSTSYNHVPIRLPSHEHINVNVSDTEEDEEEDEQDIDDEGQTGRMVSILSSSSSPPETSYRLTRENSRRLFWDAFSRRNSIRRHRGDSIAAAAAADGLGSHDRFLFDFDLSADSSDDDQGNRIHSSSIQRLQSQSEFWERLYANRRRRSSSRRTRTCPSGLHDDGTCSCDSTSGGEEPDTRASVSRIVMLAEALFEVLDEIHRQPVSLSLSVVSLPAPGSVVDSFPTKNHRKLNNAQDGDDIPQCYICLDEYEDGDEIRVLPCRHEYHMGCIDKWLKEIHGVCPLCRGDVCQGLSDRPITSSL